In Bacillus cereus ATCC 14579, a single window of DNA contains:
- a CDS encoding TnsA endonuclease N-terminal domain-containing protein, with translation MGLSIQFESKTLELPAIFEKEHSRSVLEYYDQPPSFKISYRIKEKNRAHFYTADFFVISDDWIGWEEWKTEDDIIKLSIEYPERYQLDENGIWRCPPAEKHAENYGLSFRVKISKDLNMNYVRNIKFLEDYLLKGNLSVDKEDKEHICNLISENPGITIRELLEKSVNLQVDNLYISFILGNFYMDIENESIPEFSARLYISQEYKKALSNIILSTSTPSSKINVFFKINSGEKVIWDGVTWIILNVGNTSIILINDEKETIDVPVATFEYLLKEGKIKGISKKDCNDEELEIIKKASPLELVKANEKFVLLQPYLNGEGYKGNEPVTERTIQNWMRKYREAEKKYGYGYVGLLSQEYKKGNRNKRISDGVQLLMETHIREKYENIKQANMKKVYLQFCQACIDDGYDPPSYYTFTKNVKKTPCYDRVKKRKGPKAAYAIGEFIYELRSETPRHGDRIFEICHLDHTELDIELRCSVTGKNLGRPWATFLVDAFSRRLLAIYISYDPPSYRSCMMVLRECVKRYSRFPSAIVVDGGKEFESVYFETLLTRNRCVKFRRPGAKARFGNVVERLFGTTNEMFINNLTGNTQIMKNVRQVVKEINPKNNSIWILEDFVRLLNKWAYEIYDQTEHTGLGISPHDMYEHSIKTSGAREVTRVIYDETFKILTLPTTKKGEAKVMPGYGVKINRIYYWASVFRNGLIENRQVFVRYDPFNMGIAYAFINNKWVELQSEKFNLFKNRSEKEVNIAFEELKRRAMLSEKKQSVTIKMLSDFLNSIESEELLLAQRLKDRAMRNLYVVEGGKVNLEEFEHKPKIGEMTEKENIRLIVNNQGEESCQRYKNDIDTLKIEFESYEGL, from the coding sequence ATGGGTTTATCTATTCAGTTTGAAAGTAAAACCCTAGAGCTACCAGCAATTTTTGAAAAAGAGCATAGTAGAAGTGTTCTTGAGTATTATGATCAGCCTCCTTCTTTTAAGATATCTTATAGAATTAAAGAGAAAAATAGAGCACACTTTTATACTGCTGATTTCTTTGTAATTAGTGATGATTGGATAGGATGGGAAGAATGGAAAACAGAAGATGACATAATCAAGTTGTCTATTGAGTATCCTGAAAGATATCAATTAGATGAAAATGGAATATGGAGATGTCCTCCTGCTGAAAAACATGCTGAGAATTATGGACTTTCTTTTAGAGTGAAAATTTCAAAGGACTTAAATATGAATTACGTTCGAAATATTAAGTTTCTAGAGGATTATTTATTGAAGGGAAATTTAAGCGTTGATAAAGAAGATAAGGAGCATATATGTAATTTGATTAGTGAGAATCCTGGGATTACGATTAGAGAATTACTAGAGAAAAGTGTTAATTTGCAGGTGGATAATTTATATATTTCATTTATATTAGGTAATTTTTATATGGATATAGAAAATGAATCTATACCGGAATTTTCTGCAAGATTATATATAAGCCAAGAGTATAAAAAAGCTTTAAGCAATATTATTTTATCCACATCGACACCTAGTTCTAAAATAAATGTATTTTTCAAGATTAATTCGGGTGAAAAAGTTATCTGGGATGGTGTCACTTGGATTATTTTAAATGTGGGTAATACCTCAATAATTTTAATAAATGATGAGAAGGAAACGATAGATGTACCAGTAGCTACATTTGAATATTTATTAAAAGAGGGGAAAATTAAGGGGATATCAAAGAAGGATTGCAATGATGAAGAATTAGAAATTATTAAAAAAGCGAGTCCATTAGAACTTGTAAAAGCTAATGAAAAATTTGTTCTTCTTCAGCCGTATCTTAATGGTGAGGGGTATAAAGGAAATGAACCTGTAACAGAAAGAACTATACAGAATTGGATGAGGAAATACAGAGAAGCAGAGAAAAAATATGGATACGGTTACGTTGGCTTATTATCTCAAGAGTATAAAAAGGGTAATAGAAATAAAAGAATTAGCGATGGTGTACAATTATTAATGGAAACCCATATCAGGGAGAAGTATGAAAATATAAAGCAAGCTAATATGAAAAAGGTTTACTTGCAGTTTTGTCAAGCATGTATAGATGATGGTTATGATCCGCCAAGTTATTATACTTTTACAAAGAATGTGAAAAAAACGCCGTGTTATGATCGAGTTAAGAAGAGAAAAGGTCCTAAAGCAGCTTATGCCATTGGTGAGTTTATTTATGAATTAAGATCAGAGACTCCAAGACATGGAGATAGAATCTTTGAAATCTGTCATTTAGATCATACTGAACTAGATATAGAATTAAGATGCTCAGTAACAGGTAAAAACCTTGGACGACCTTGGGCAACATTTTTAGTAGATGCATTTTCTAGACGATTATTAGCAATATATATTTCATATGATCCGCCTAGCTACCGTAGTTGTATGATGGTTTTAAGAGAGTGTGTTAAGAGATATTCTAGGTTTCCAAGTGCTATCGTTGTGGATGGTGGTAAAGAATTTGAAAGTGTATATTTTGAAACGCTTCTTACTAGAAATCGTTGTGTGAAATTTAGAAGACCCGGGGCAAAAGCGAGATTTGGAAATGTTGTCGAAAGGTTATTTGGAACAACGAATGAAATGTTTATTAACAATTTGACAGGAAATACACAAATTATGAAAAATGTGAGACAAGTTGTTAAAGAAATAAATCCTAAAAACAATTCAATTTGGATTCTAGAAGATTTTGTGAGGCTATTGAATAAGTGGGCATATGAGATTTATGATCAGACCGAGCATACAGGATTAGGTATATCTCCACATGATATGTATGAGCACAGTATTAAAACTAGTGGTGCAAGAGAAGTGACAAGAGTAATATATGATGAAACTTTTAAAATCTTAACTTTACCGACAACAAAAAAAGGTGAGGCTAAGGTAATGCCAGGTTACGGTGTAAAGATAAATAGAATTTATTATTGGGCTTCTGTTTTTAGAAATGGATTAATCGAGAATAGGCAAGTTTTTGTTAGATACGACCCATTTAACATGGGTATTGCTTATGCATTTATTAATAATAAGTGGGTCGAGTTGCAGTCAGAAAAATTTAATCTTTTCAAAAATCGTTCGGAAAAAGAAGTTAATATTGCTTTTGAAGAATTAAAAAGAAGAGCAATGTTAAGTGAAAAGAAACAAAGCGTGACTATTAAGATGTTATCAGATTTTTTAAATTCAATTGAGAGCGAAGAATTACTGTTAGCACAACGGCTTAAAGATAGAGCAATGAGAAACCTTTACGTTGTAGAAGGTGGAAAAGTTAATTTAGAGGAATTTGAACACAAACCAAAAATAGGAGAGATGACTGAAAAGGAGAATATTAGGCTAATTGTAAATAATCAAGGGGAAGAGTCTTGTCAGAGATATAAGAATGACATTGATACTTTAAAAATTGAATTCGAATCGTATGAAGGGTTGTGA
- a CDS encoding helix-turn-helix domain-containing protein, with amino-acid sequence MFDDIYENFVRSSLYNTKPIGVGTSYVESFSGYISRLATQHSISTGDLIAKIITPMLNKLYLVNQATKGGEGIYKSSNGLNGVSNLAQDFITTLEKLTCRKDLKVTTLLNWSHVLPVRGLLKKQRAWCPSCYEEDLSNQGTTYERLIWNFELVNFCTKHNCYLSSRCPFCNKTNSILTRKSIPGYCSICEKWLGLVKKDYDLLPVDENYVFVGIIEELVSQSNIYRAEKDNLHMNNAIIHYINECFEGEGSRMATELNIPLSTLITWRSGKSLPEIKSLLRICAFLGINITEFLNNERVDYKARSMKNSGIKINDNKERKRHNH; translated from the coding sequence ATGTTTGATGACATATATGAAAATTTCGTGAGGAGTAGCTTATATAATACAAAACCTATTGGAGTAGGTACATCATATGTTGAATCCTTTAGCGGATATATTTCACGTTTGGCCACTCAACATTCAATAAGTACGGGTGATTTGATAGCGAAAATAATAACACCCATGCTGAATAAACTGTATCTAGTTAATCAGGCTACAAAAGGCGGAGAAGGTATTTATAAATCTTCAAATGGATTGAATGGTGTAAGTAATCTTGCGCAGGATTTTATAACTACTCTTGAAAAATTAACATGTAGAAAGGATTTAAAGGTCACAACATTATTGAATTGGTCACATGTTTTACCTGTCAGAGGATTGTTAAAAAAACAAAGAGCTTGGTGCCCTTCTTGTTATGAGGAGGATCTTTCAAATCAAGGGACAACATATGAACGCTTGATTTGGAATTTTGAATTGGTGAATTTTTGTACCAAACACAATTGTTATTTATCATCTAGATGTCCTTTTTGTAATAAAACCAATTCAATTTTAACGAGGAAGTCTATACCTGGTTATTGTTCTATTTGTGAGAAATGGTTAGGATTGGTAAAAAAAGATTATGATCTTCTGCCAGTAGATGAAAATTATGTTTTTGTCGGCATAATAGAAGAACTTGTATCTCAGAGTAATATTTATAGAGCAGAAAAAGATAATCTTCATATGAATAATGCAATTATTCACTATATTAACGAATGTTTTGAAGGTGAAGGCTCTAGAATGGCAACGGAATTAAATATCCCTTTGTCAACATTAATCACATGGCGTAGTGGTAAGAGTTTACCGGAGATAAAATCTTTATTAAGGATTTGTGCATTTTTAGGTATAAATATTACTGAATTTTTAAATAACGAAAGAGTGGATTATAAAGCTAGATCAATGAAGAATTCAGGAATAAAAATAAATGATAACAAAGAAAGGAAAAGACACAATCATTAG
- a CDS encoding thiocillin family RiPP, which produces MNKDLVKSVDNNTQALYIEEQVDATEFAGFTTAGSVATTSTLSSAGSCGGSFATGSSFSSAG; this is translated from the coding sequence ATGAATAAAGATTTAGTTAAATCTGTTGATAATAATACGCAAGCACTTTATATTGAGGAACAAGTTGATGCAACTGAATTTGCAGGTTTTACAACAGCCGGTAGCGTAGCTACAACATCTACTTTATCTTCAGCTGGTTCATGTGGTGGAAGTTTTGCTACAGGTTCAAGCTTTTCCAGTGCAGGTTAA
- a CDS encoding thiocillin family RiPP has product MEELNENIYIEEQDDQLNEVAGTWGSASCFGSFSTFGGCAASASSTATASSAG; this is encoded by the coding sequence ATGGAAGAATTAAATGAGAACATATATATTGAAGAACAAGATGATCAATTAAATGAAGTGGCTGGTACTTGGGGTTCTGCAAGTTGTTTCGGTTCTTTTTCAACATTTGGAGGATGTGCTGCAAGTGCAAGTTCAACTGCAACAGCATCTTCAGCAGGTTAA
- a CDS encoding thiocillin family RiPP — protein MSKLSDSKPTDSAIYLEEQVELNEVAASLGSVSTFSSGSCPGSTVNTVSTASCQG, from the coding sequence GTGAGTAAGTTGAGCGATTCAAAACCAACAGATTCTGCTATTTATTTAGAGGAACAAGTTGAACTAAATGAAGTTGCTGCATCATTGGGGTCTGTCAGTACTTTTTCTAGTGGGTCTTGCCCGGGATCTACAGTAAATACTGTTTCTACAGCTTCTTGTCAAGGTTAG
- a CDS encoding ABC transporter permease, giving the protein MLTKQSSIDTETLDYMIKGQFISFSVLMAIFSLAFSGATIYLSDKRSEKVFEWLNKTDLTFIKYFIGLGLGVFVILNIFLTITLYLYSVIIPIEAIELVKISIISNFTLLCLYPLSYIVSSVFRNGKTANSMLIPIMLILMFSVTMTNLFVSIAGNDPQDYYKYLVWNPMLFLNDTIQYNLGLSNEPWLPMYQYLAILLGLFVLLYFFAKRLFKI; this is encoded by the coding sequence ATGTTAACAAAACAGAGTTCTATAGATACTGAAACGTTGGACTATATGATTAAGGGACAGTTCATTTCCTTTTCTGTGTTAATGGCTATATTTTCACTTGCATTCTCTGGTGCAACGATATATTTATCGGATAAAAGATCTGAAAAAGTATTTGAATGGTTAAATAAAACTGATTTAACATTTATTAAATATTTCATTGGCCTTGGCTTAGGTGTATTTGTGATTTTAAATATTTTCCTAACTATTACATTGTATTTATACAGTGTCATTATTCCTATTGAGGCTATTGAATTAGTGAAAATTAGTATTATTTCTAATTTCACGTTATTGTGCCTGTATCCATTGAGTTATATCGTTTCATCAGTATTTCGCAACGGGAAGACAGCAAATAGTATGTTAATACCAATTATGCTGATTTTGATGTTCTCAGTAACCATGACAAATCTATTTGTATCAATTGCTGGAAATGACCCTCAGGATTACTACAAGTATTTAGTGTGGAATCCAATGCTCTTTTTAAATGATACCATACAGTACAACTTAGGATTAAGTAATGAACCTTGGTTACCTATGTATCAATACCTTGCTATTTTATTGGGATTATTTGTATTGTTGTACTTTTTTGCAAAAAGGCTATTTAAAATCTAA
- a CDS encoding ATP-binding cassette domain-containing protein produces the protein MELVIDKIKKEFNGNQILQGINLVLESKKCHLLLGKNGSGKTTLVRIIDGELKQDSGTMHLSDKQTLLLEVAVQYQDFNIFPNIRIKELIEFFKKITKDYYFDWELYELLEIEKIGSNFVKSASGGEKKSVAIFLAVLLNKPVIILDEPFADLDLEKKKNLNQFLIKYVKENDKVLLVISHEVNEYKSLFNTVSIMDKGIILESDTIENLQNKYSDTSILDIENIFYKVTGKRLVESR, from the coding sequence TTGGAATTAGTTATCGACAAAATTAAGAAAGAATTTAATGGAAATCAAATTTTACAGGGTATCAACTTAGTTTTAGAAAGCAAAAAGTGCCATCTGTTGTTAGGGAAAAATGGTTCTGGAAAAACAACATTAGTTAGAATTATTGATGGGGAATTAAAACAGGATTCTGGTACAATGCATCTTTCAGATAAACAAACATTATTATTGGAAGTTGCTGTCCAATATCAAGATTTTAATATTTTTCCTAATATAAGAATCAAAGAATTAATAGAGTTTTTTAAAAAAATTACCAAAGATTATTACTTCGATTGGGAGTTATATGAATTGTTGGAAATAGAAAAAATAGGTAGTAATTTTGTTAAAAGTGCTTCCGGCGGAGAGAAAAAGTCAGTAGCTATCTTTCTAGCAGTACTGTTAAATAAACCTGTAATCATACTTGATGAACCGTTTGCTGATTTAGATTTGGAGAAGAAAAAAAATCTAAATCAATTTCTAATTAAATATGTGAAAGAAAATGATAAAGTACTATTGGTTATTAGCCACGAGGTTAATGAATATAAAAGCTTGTTCAATACGGTTTCTATAATGGATAAAGGAATCATTCTTGAATCCGATACAATAGAAAATCTCCAAAATAAATATTCGGACACTTCAATTCTAGATATTGAGAATATCTTCTATAAGGTTACAGGGAAAAGGTTGGTGGAAAGCCGATGA
- a CDS encoding YcaO-like family protein: protein MEKYNNCVIGSRSVFPPRGLQETNIGIVHISDINHYYTLNLSRKIENHLSKLTGAGTGDSVEDSMFLATMEAYERLANSIPVSQQVIASQEELGDLAVPLSDFPKMNQSETSSNGIEKKYLRWSESYNLTDQSRCYIPQVYINLYTHFNYNGEGLTHPISTGCAIHQDYTRAVINGIYEVIERDGIALFWLLKRPLKKLDKQEFIDDLEIFSSPFLGKTTLYDASTINGVYTFCLRAETHFSESIRNVVMFSSNTCPKEAISKLKKELISVIYSLANGIEKQSNLLKQDPMSFYHVDEGALYMAHPSKAYAFEFLNNSSKGSIPTNEIQFSSYGEELRYLIKKLEGLGHKVYVTNLSNRECEENQLKAVKVTIPSLQPISFVHSARFHDSKRVKTFAKEIYGYFSEDLINPLPLPFS from the coding sequence ATGGAGAAATATAATAATTGTGTAATCGGAAGTCGTAGCGTATTTCCTCCTAGGGGATTGCAAGAAACAAACATTGGAATTGTTCATATTTCAGATATCAATCACTACTACACTTTAAACTTGAGTAGAAAAATAGAGAATCATTTATCTAAATTGACAGGTGCGGGTACAGGGGACTCTGTTGAAGATTCGATGTTTTTAGCTACAATGGAAGCTTATGAACGATTAGCAAATAGCATACCTGTTAGTCAACAGGTAATTGCATCACAAGAAGAACTTGGAGATTTAGCTGTGCCGCTTTCTGATTTTCCAAAAATGAATCAAAGTGAGACAAGCAGCAATGGAATTGAGAAGAAATATTTAAGATGGAGTGAATCTTATAATTTAACAGATCAATCAAGATGCTATATTCCACAAGTTTATATAAATTTGTATACTCATTTCAATTACAATGGGGAAGGATTAACTCACCCAATTTCTACCGGATGTGCAATCCATCAAGATTATACCCGGGCAGTTATTAATGGGATATATGAGGTTATTGAAAGGGATGGAATTGCACTCTTTTGGTTACTAAAAAGACCTTTAAAAAAATTAGATAAACAAGAGTTTATTGATGACTTAGAAATTTTCAGTAGCCCCTTTTTGGGAAAAACTACTCTATACGATGCATCGACCATTAACGGAGTTTATACTTTTTGCCTGAGGGCAGAAACTCACTTCTCTGAATCAATTAGAAATGTTGTTATGTTTTCTTCAAATACTTGTCCAAAAGAGGCCATAAGTAAATTGAAGAAAGAACTCATTTCGGTAATTTATAGCCTTGCAAACGGAATCGAAAAACAGTCTAATTTATTGAAGCAAGATCCAATGAGTTTTTATCACGTGGATGAAGGTGCTCTATATATGGCGCATCCCTCAAAAGCATACGCATTTGAATTTCTTAATAATTCTTCAAAAGGTAGCATTCCTACTAATGAAATTCAATTTTCCTCATATGGGGAAGAATTAAGGTATCTTATCAAGAAATTAGAAGGTTTAGGGCACAAAGTGTATGTGACAAATTTATCGAACCGAGAATGTGAAGAAAATCAATTAAAAGCAGTAAAAGTTACAATTCCATCTTTACAGCCAATATCATTTGTCCATTCAGCTCGTTTTCACGACAGTAAGAGAGTAAAAACTTTTGCGAAAGAGATTTATGGATATTTTAGTGAGGATTTAATTAATCCTTTACCATTGCCGTTTTCTTAG
- a CDS encoding thiopeptide-type bacteriocin biosynthesis protein, whose translation MWSSYHIYTEDRNYFLDKVSDILKEYPDVKFFFIQYIDPIGFHFRFRIQSSFQSKIEKMIYKLFKEQRVLKKIYDPEYNLFGSSLGIYEEFSIELSRFIIENKNIDSSTFVLSLSKNILQIFNCLNSEFINTYINYWAKTVKRFNREDLNTQINFSKNDEKNQSHDLSIVLKPLSILEEKYVNESICIKFLHMALNKLGYTLMDEMLIVKKIKQSILV comes from the coding sequence ATGTGGAGCAGTTATCATATTTATACAGAGGATCGAAATTACTTTTTAGATAAAGTGAGTGATATCCTTAAAGAATATCCTGATGTAAAATTTTTCTTTATTCAATATATTGATCCAATTGGTTTTCATTTTAGATTTAGGATTCAATCTAGCTTTCAAAGCAAGATTGAAAAAATGATTTATAAACTGTTTAAGGAGCAAAGAGTATTAAAAAAAATCTATGACCCGGAATATAATTTATTTGGTTCGTCATTGGGTATATATGAGGAATTTTCTATAGAATTATCAAGATTTATTATTGAAAATAAAAATATTGATTCCTCTACTTTTGTATTATCATTATCAAAAAATATTTTACAGATTTTCAATTGTCTAAATAGTGAATTTATTAATACCTATATAAATTATTGGGCTAAAACAGTTAAACGTTTTAACAGGGAGGATCTAAATACTCAAATTAATTTTTCTAAAAACGATGAAAAAAATCAAAGTCATGACTTGAGTATAGTATTAAAACCTTTAAGCATTTTGGAAGAAAAATATGTAAATGAAAGTATTTGTATAAAATTCTTACATATGGCACTAAATAAATTGGGTTATACCTTAATGGATGAAATGCTTATTGTAAAGAAAATTAAACAATCAATATTGGTTTAG